From Mytilus edulis chromosome 8, xbMytEdul2.2, whole genome shotgun sequence, one genomic window encodes:
- the LOC139486599 gene encoding uncharacterized protein yields the protein MAKDGYYIKRIVIVTLIIFSVFTLQAMCWKKQKCEYYIAKPYASSFTLPQVHGSYPKDFFHCWQIRADKPKNEVKICFESFMLEPHHHCDHDNLMIYDGEDDTGRQIGKYCGSTAPSDIISDDGVLYFEFYSDNYVEYEGFTFTFVSGEKDDLREACDKKDKEDEEDEEDDKNKKHSLTTKIVGGIIGALVLLTGSVVLICLCVSSRRCSCRPGSGTINPDANSEEGRRQIARRRRNVIRTDRVSHGESLPNPETETTDTDIPLSIMLPIYSGPTEPPPYNGHDVIERLPSSPPPPYSPNDPNPLIVSLCDINMPCVPDNTAVRY from the exons ATGGCAAAAGATGGATACTACATAAAGAGGATTGTTATTGTCACTTtgattatattttctgtgtttacATTACAAG CTATGTGTTGGAAAAAACAGAAGTGTGAATATTATATAGCCAAACCATATGCCTCAAGTTTTACATTACCACAAGTACATGGTTCTTATCCAAA ggacTTTTTTCATTGTTGGCAGATACGAGCTGATAAACCAAAAAACGAAGTGAAGATTTGCTTTGAAAGTTTTATGTTGGAACCTCATCATCATTGTGACCACGACAACCTTATGATATACGACG gtGAGGATGATACAGGCAGACAAATCGGTAAATACTGTGGATCTACAGCTCCAAGCGATATCATCAGTGACGATGGTGtcttatattttgaattttactctgACAACTACGTAGAATATGAAGGCTTTACATTTACCTTCGTTTCAGGAGAAAAAG ATGATTTGCGCGAGGCATGTGACAAGAAAGACAAGGAAGACGAAGAAGACGAAGAAGACGATAAAAACAAAAAGCATTCTCTGACAACAAAAATCGTTGGTGGAATAATAGGGGCTTTAGTTTTGCTTACCGGAAGTGTTGTGCttatttgtttgtgtgtgtctTCTAGACGATGTTCTTGTCGACCGGGAAGTGGAACTATTAACCCAGATGCAAATTCAGAAGAAGGGAGACGTCAAATTGCGAGGCGGCGTCGAAATGTGATTCGAACAGACAGAGTAAGCCATGGGGAAAGTCTACCAAATCCAGAAACAGAAACCACGGATACCGATATCCCATTGAGCATTATGTTACCGATATACTCGGGACCAACAGAACCACCGCCATATAACGGACATGACGTCATTGAGAGACTACCGTCTTCCCCGCCACCACCGTATTCCCCAAATGATCCCAACCCGCTGATTGTTAGTTTATGTGATATTAATATGCCTTGTGTTCCTGACAATACAGCTGTGAggtattaa